One window of the Triticum dicoccoides isolate Atlit2015 ecotype Zavitan chromosome 3B, WEW_v2.0, whole genome shotgun sequence genome contains the following:
- the LOC119281460 gene encoding aldehyde oxidase GLOX-like, whose amino-acid sequence MAPLLRPGALAAALLALAVVGVAQGQQVGLLRVPNRSPPTKANMDRVVLPVDNAGGFAGSWNILSENAGVSAMHLVVMRHGKAVMFDTTTTGPSLMQLPAGNCRVDPRSDPPGGMDCSAHAVEFDYNTGAVRPLKILTDTWCSSGAFDVDGMLVQTGGYFEGVKVVRRLNPQGNADWIEFPNTLAEGRWYATQQVLPDGRFIVVGGRRSFSYEFVPAAGQLNTQFTPLPLLQQTTDDVENNLYPFVHLLPEGTIFLFANDRSIIFDPQNGQVLRELPKLNGGARNYPASGMSALLPLDLRRGERLSAEVIVCGGAPKEAFKLGEANKFPHALRDCGRINPSKPGARWAIDFMPVGRVMGDMLILPTGDLLLLNGAAQGCSGWVFAREPVLTPLLYSPRKRRGARFRALPASNIPRMYHSSSAVLPDATVLVAGGNTNSAYNFSGVDFPTEVRVERYTPPYLAPELVASRPEIDLASVPANGVKYGDKLTLRFTSRGPAVVEADMKVTMYAPPFTTHGFSQNQRLLVLQVTAFKPEGNKYKVTAQAPSKPTLAPPGYYLVFVLVKGVPSKAAWVKIHP is encoded by the exons ATGGCGCCGCTCCTCCGCCCTGGCGCCCTCGCCGCGGCGCTACTCGCCCTCGCCGTCGTCGGGGTGGCGCAGGGCCAGCAGGTGGGACTCTTGAGGGTGCCGAACAGGTCCCCGCCCACCAAGGCAAACATGGACAGGGTGGTGCTCCCCGTGGACAATGCCGGGGGATTCGCCGGTTCGTGGAACATCCTGAGCGAGAACGCGGGCGTGTCCGCGATGCACCTGGTGGTGATGCGGCACGGCAAGGCCGTCATGTTCGACACGACCACGACGGGGCCGTCGCTCATGCAGCTGCCGGCAGGGAACTGCCGCGTCGACCCCCGGAGCGACCCGCCGGGCGGCATGGACTGCTCGGCGCACGCCGTGGAGTTCGATTACAACACTGGCGCGGTCCGGCCTCTCAAG ATCTTAACTGATACGTGGTGCTCGTCGGGAGCGTTCGACGTGGACGGCATGCTGGTGCAAACGGGCGGCTACTTCGAAGGGGTGAAGGTTGTGAGACGCCTGAACCCACAAGGAAATGCCGACTGGATCGAGTTCCCCAATACCTTGGCCGAAGGAAGATG GTACGCAACGCAGCAGGTGCTCCCGGACGGCCGCTTCATCGTGGTCGGCGGGCGGCGATCGTTCAGCTATGAGTTCGTCCCGGCCGCCGGCCAGTTGAACACCCAATTCACTCCCCTCCCGCTTCTTCAACAAACGACCGATGACGTGGAGAACAACCTGTACCCCTTCGTCCACCTCCTCCCGGAGGGGACCATCTTCCTCTTCGCCAACGACCGCTCCATCATTTTCGACCCCCAGAACGGGCAGGTCCTCCGCGAGCTCCCGAAGCTCAACGGCGGTGCACGGAACTACCCTGCCTCCGGCATGTCCGCTCTCCTTCCCCTCGACCTCCGCCGCGGCGAGAGGCTGAGCGCGGAGGTGATAGTCTGCGGCGGCGCCCCCAAGGAAGCCTTCAAGCTCGGCGAGGCCAACAAGTTCCCGCACGCGCTCCGGGACTGCGGGCGCATCAACCCATCTAAGCCCGGGGCGCGGTGGGCGATCGACTTCATGCCAGTGGGCCGCGTGATGGGCGACATGCTCATACTGCCCACCGGAGACCTCCTGCTGCTCAACGGCGCCGCCCAGGGCTGCTCGGGGTGGGTTTTCGCCCGGGAGCCGGTGCTGACCCCGCTTCTCTACTCTCCGCGGAAACGACGGGGCGCGCGGTTCCGCGCCCTACCCGCGTCCAACATTCCACGCATGTACCACTCCAGCAGCGCGGTGCTGCCCGACGCCACCGTGCTCGTGGCCGGCGGCAACACCAACTCGGCCTACAACTTCTCTGGCGTCGACTTCCCGACGGAGGTGCGCGTCGAGCGGTACACCCCGCCGTACctcgccccggagcttgtcgcctcCAGGCCGGAGATCGACCTGGCGTCGGTCCCAGCGAACGGGGTGAAGTACGGGGACAAGCTCACGCTCAGGTTCACGTCGCGCGGGCCAGCCGTGGTCGAGGCCGACATGAAGGTGACCATGTACGCGCCGCCGTTCACCACACACGGCTTCTCGCAGAACCAGCGGCTGCTGGTACTGCAGGTCACCGCGTTCAAGCCAGAAGGGAACAAGTACAAGGTCACGGCCCAGGCGCCGTCGAAGCCGACCCTCGCGCCGCCAGGCTACTACTTGGTGTTCGTTCTGGTCAAGGGGGTGCCGAGCAAAGCCGCTTGGGTGAAGATACACCCCTGA